Proteins from one Daphnia pulicaria isolate SC F1-1A chromosome 3, SC_F0-13Bv2, whole genome shotgun sequence genomic window:
- the LOC124329319 gene encoding sphingosine kinase 2-like isoform X2 has translation MSNILQDDIFYYCEEKNFRGIECRVSLSQFNLTITETGSGNKKRTINVDDVIGCLCMRNQDPNEGSRNPEQDTVSVFLCVYFYSLSKTDFKKSPYRKRETALLRCRKYPAFVENCDHVAKWQSLLYSLIQSNQIYPHMSVTTPNIAESRRLLVFVNPNSGPGVALKTFNTRIRSFLGEANISYDLIVTTHVGHCQQIIQDSKDLSKYTGIVAVSGDGLLYEIFNGLFAREDWDTMCEIPVGAIPQGSGNGLARSLAHFNNEPYLHDPLVVSVLNVVKLKSREMDLCLINTTNFPKLISFLSVGWGLMADIDIESERLRMIGEARFTVGALARVMRLRTYKATIFYLPVNEDTPSEEMPPLPPLDEPLPDQRWVTMSGEFVCVYSSMVPFIGTDLFFAPKSVLNDGIIWLMIVKAPISKFQVTQLLLSMDKGTHIQLPWVTFVPVTAFRLIPDKSVGPQSYLVIDGEKLDTQAMQAQIIPRKGRIFMR, from the exons ATGTCCAACATACTACAAgatgacattttttattactgcgaGGAAAAGAATTTCAGGGGAATCGAGTGCAGAGTTAGTTTGTCACAGTTCAACCTCACGATCACGGAAACTGGAAGCGGGAACAAAAAACGCACAATCAATGTAGATGATGTAATTGGATGCCTTTGCATGAGGAACCAAGATCCAAATGAGGGTTCAAGAAATCCTGAGCAGGACACAGTCAGTGTGTTTCTTTGTGTCTATTTCTACAGCCTTTCAAAAACAGATTTCAAGAAAAGTCCatatagaaaaagagaaacagctTTGCTGAGATGTCGCAAGTATCCTGCATTTGTAGAAAATTGTGATCATGTTGCGAA atggCAATCATTGTTATATTCACTGATTCAGAGCAATCAAATATATCCTCACATGTCTGTTACAACCCCCAACATAGCCGAATCACGAAGACTGCTTGTATTTGTAAATCCAAATAGTGGACCAGGAGTAGCCTTGAAAACATTCAACACAAGAATCCGGTCTTTCCTAGGAGAAGCCAATATTTCATATGATTTAATTGTCACAACACATGTGGGGCATTGCCAACAAATAATTCAAGATTCCAAAGATTTATCAAAATATACAGGAATAGTTGCAGTTTCTGGAGATGGGCTGCTATATGAG ATTTTCAATGGATTGTTTGCCAGAGAAGATTGGGACACCATGTGTGAAATTCCCGTTGGTGCAATTCCCCAGGGATCAGGCAACGGGCTGGCTCGTTCTCTAGCACATTTCAATAA tgAACCTTATCTACATGATCCTCTGGTGGTTAGTGTACTCAACgttgtaaaattaaaaagcaGAGAAATGGATCTTTGCCTGATTAACACAACTAATTTCCCT AAACTAATCAGCTTTCTTAGTGTTGGATGGGGTCTGATGGCAGATATTGATATTGAATCTGAACGCCTTAGAATGATTGGAGAAGCCCGTTTTACTGTGGGAGCATTGGCTAGAGTAATGC GACTCCGTACATATAAAGCCACCATATTTTATTTACCAGTCAATGAGGATACCCCTTCAGAAGAAATGCCACCCTTACCTCCACTTGATGAACCATTACCGGATCAGCGCTGGGTCACTATGAGCGGAGAATTCGTTTGTGTCTATTCTTCGATGGTTCCCTTCATTGGAACCGACCTATTTTTTGCACCAAAATCTGTACTAAATGATGGGATAATTTGGTTAATGATTGTCAAAG CgcccatttcaaaatttcaagttaCCCAATTACTGCTAAG CATGGATAAAGGAACACATATTCAGCTACCTTGGGTGACGTTTGTTCCAGTCACAGCTTTTCGCCTAATTCCGGACAAAAGTGTTGGCCCTCAATCGTATCTAGTAATTGATGGTGAGAAACTGGATACTCAGGCAATGCAAGCACAAATAATACCGCGCAAAGGGCGCATTTTTATGCGTTAA
- the LOC124329319 gene encoding sphingosine kinase 2-like isoform X1, with the protein MSNILQDDIFYYCEEKNFRGIECRVSLSQFNLTITETGSGNKKRTINVDDVIGCLCMRNQDPNEGSRNPEQDTVSVFLCVYFYSLSKTDFKKSPYRKRETALLRCRKYPAFVENCDHVAKWQSLLYSLIQSNQIYPHMSVTTPNIAESRRLLVFVNPNSGPGVALKTFNTRIRSFLGEANISYDLIVTTHVGHCQQIIQDSKDLSKYTGIVAVSGDGLLYEIFNGLFAREDWDTMCEIPVGAIPQGSGNGLARSLAHFNNEPYLHDPLVVSVLNVVKLKSREMDLCLINTTNFPQKLISFLSVGWGLMADIDIESERLRMIGEARFTVGALARVMRLRTYKATIFYLPVNEDTPSEEMPPLPPLDEPLPDQRWVTMSGEFVCVYSSMVPFIGTDLFFAPKSVLNDGIIWLMIVKAPISKFQVTQLLLSMDKGTHIQLPWVTFVPVTAFRLIPDKSVGPQSYLVIDGEKLDTQAMQAQIIPRKGRIFMR; encoded by the exons ATGTCCAACATACTACAAgatgacattttttattactgcgaGGAAAAGAATTTCAGGGGAATCGAGTGCAGAGTTAGTTTGTCACAGTTCAACCTCACGATCACGGAAACTGGAAGCGGGAACAAAAAACGCACAATCAATGTAGATGATGTAATTGGATGCCTTTGCATGAGGAACCAAGATCCAAATGAGGGTTCAAGAAATCCTGAGCAGGACACAGTCAGTGTGTTTCTTTGTGTCTATTTCTACAGCCTTTCAAAAACAGATTTCAAGAAAAGTCCatatagaaaaagagaaacagctTTGCTGAGATGTCGCAAGTATCCTGCATTTGTAGAAAATTGTGATCATGTTGCGAA atggCAATCATTGTTATATTCACTGATTCAGAGCAATCAAATATATCCTCACATGTCTGTTACAACCCCCAACATAGCCGAATCACGAAGACTGCTTGTATTTGTAAATCCAAATAGTGGACCAGGAGTAGCCTTGAAAACATTCAACACAAGAATCCGGTCTTTCCTAGGAGAAGCCAATATTTCATATGATTTAATTGTCACAACACATGTGGGGCATTGCCAACAAATAATTCAAGATTCCAAAGATTTATCAAAATATACAGGAATAGTTGCAGTTTCTGGAGATGGGCTGCTATATGAG ATTTTCAATGGATTGTTTGCCAGAGAAGATTGGGACACCATGTGTGAAATTCCCGTTGGTGCAATTCCCCAGGGATCAGGCAACGGGCTGGCTCGTTCTCTAGCACATTTCAATAA tgAACCTTATCTACATGATCCTCTGGTGGTTAGTGTACTCAACgttgtaaaattaaaaagcaGAGAAATGGATCTTTGCCTGATTAACACAACTAATTTCCCT CAGAAACTAATCAGCTTTCTTAGTGTTGGATGGGGTCTGATGGCAGATATTGATATTGAATCTGAACGCCTTAGAATGATTGGAGAAGCCCGTTTTACTGTGGGAGCATTGGCTAGAGTAATGC GACTCCGTACATATAAAGCCACCATATTTTATTTACCAGTCAATGAGGATACCCCTTCAGAAGAAATGCCACCCTTACCTCCACTTGATGAACCATTACCGGATCAGCGCTGGGTCACTATGAGCGGAGAATTCGTTTGTGTCTATTCTTCGATGGTTCCCTTCATTGGAACCGACCTATTTTTTGCACCAAAATCTGTACTAAATGATGGGATAATTTGGTTAATGATTGTCAAAG CgcccatttcaaaatttcaagttaCCCAATTACTGCTAAG CATGGATAAAGGAACACATATTCAGCTACCTTGGGTGACGTTTGTTCCAGTCACAGCTTTTCGCCTAATTCCGGACAAAAGTGTTGGCCCTCAATCGTATCTAGTAATTGATGGTGAGAAACTGGATACTCAGGCAATGCAAGCACAAATAATACCGCGCAAAGGGCGCATTTTTATGCGTTAA
- the LOC124329321 gene encoding fructose-1,6-bisphosphatase 1-like yields the protein MSNSPIDTNCMTLTRFVLAEQRRIPGASGDLSQLLNSLQSAIKAVSSAVRRAGIANLYGIAGQVNVQGEEVKKLDVLANELFINLLRSSFTTCLLVSEEDETVIEVETEKQGKYIVCFDPLDGSSNIDCLVSIGSIFSIFKKTTEGVPSVKDVLQPGRQCVAAGYSLYGSATMMVLSTGNGVNGFLLDPAIGEFVLTDPDMKVKPRGKIYSINEGYTNNWDKAIQEYVASKKEGPKPYGARYVGSMVADVHRTLKYGGIFMYPATTDAPRGKLRLLYESIPMAFIMEQAGGAATTGSIPILDIQPEKIHERCPVILGSKDDVQDVLDIIKRHADQL from the exons ATGTCCAACTCACCAATTGATACAAATTGTATGACTCTGACTAGATTTGTTCTTGCTGAACAGAGACGTATCCCAGGTGCATCAGGAGATTTATCACAGTTGCTTAATTCATTGCAATCTGCCATTAAAGCTGTtagttctgcagttcgcagaGCAGGAATTGCTAATTT GTATGGTATTGCTGGCCAAGTCAATGTTCAAGGAGAAGAAGTAAAGAAACTTGATGTTCTAGCAAATGAATTGTTCATCAACTTATTGAGAAGTTCTTTTACCACATGTTTACTTGTttctgaagaagatgaaactgtTATTGAG gtaGAAACAGAGAAACAAGGAAAGTATATAGTCTGCTTTGATCCTTTGGATGGATCTTCAAACATAGATTGCCTTGTTTCTATTGGatccattttttcaattttcaa GAAAACCACAGAAGGTGTTCCATCAGTTAAAGATGTTTTGCAACCTGGAAGGCAGTGTGTAGCTGCTGGCTATTCTCTATATGGTAGTGCCACAATGATGGTCTTATCAACTGGTAATGGGGTTAATGGATTCCTTCTGGACCCA GCAATTGGAGAATTTGTGCTCACTGACCCTGATATGAAAGTGAAACCTAGAGGCAAGATCTACTCAATCAATGAGGGTTATACAAATAACTGGGACAAAGCTATTCAAGAATATGTTGCATCAAAGAAAGAG GGACCAAAGCCGTATGGAGCTCGTTATGTCGGTTCGATGGTCGCCGATGTTCACCGCACCCTCAAGTATGGCGGAATATTCATGTACCCTGCCACCACAGATGCTCCACGAGGAAAA CTCCGTCTGTTGTACGAAAGCATCCCAATGGCCTTCATCATGGAGCAGGCAGGCGGCGCAGCAACCACAGGATCTATCCCAATTCTAGATATTCAACCAGAAAAAATTCACGAACGCTGTCCAGTTATTTTGGGCTCAAAGGACGATGTTCAAGACGTACTCGATATCATCAAGCGTCATGCTGACCAATTGTGA